A genome region from Betaproteobacteria bacterium includes the following:
- the dusA gene encoding tRNA dihydrouridine(20/20a) synthase DusA: MMDWSDRHCRYYFRQLAPHAVVFTEMVPTGALLHGDIARHLDFRGEEHPVALQLGGSEPVDLAHCAKLGEQWGYDEVNLNCGCPSERVQRGAFGACLMAEPTLVADCVKAMCDSVSVPVSVKHRLGIDHIEAYEFVRDFVGTVAAAGCRTFIVHARNAVLKGLSPKDNRSVPPLKYDYVYRLKREFPELEIVINGGLDTLASAQQHLAGVDGVMLGRAAYHHSFLLARLDSLLFPSSAKLPTRDEVLENMLSYADEERALGTPLRAITRHLLGLYHGQPGARNIRRLMSDSSLLAKNSVTALRHAISEFSELHDTAAAAP, translated from the coding sequence ATGATGGATTGGTCCGACCGGCATTGCCGCTACTATTTCCGCCAGTTGGCTCCTCACGCAGTGGTCTTCACCGAGATGGTGCCCACGGGCGCCTTGCTACACGGCGATATCGCGCGCCACTTGGATTTTCGCGGCGAAGAACATCCTGTCGCGTTGCAGTTGGGCGGCAGCGAACCGGTTGATCTCGCCCACTGCGCGAAACTGGGCGAGCAATGGGGGTACGACGAAGTCAACTTGAACTGCGGGTGCCCGTCCGAACGCGTGCAACGCGGCGCCTTCGGCGCATGCCTCATGGCCGAACCCACGCTGGTGGCTGATTGCGTCAAGGCCATGTGCGATTCTGTGAGCGTTCCGGTGAGCGTCAAACACCGGCTTGGCATCGACCACATCGAAGCTTACGAATTCGTGCGGGATTTCGTGGGCACAGTGGCCGCCGCCGGTTGCCGAACGTTCATTGTTCACGCCCGCAACGCCGTGTTGAAGGGCTTGAGCCCCAAGGACAACCGCAGCGTGCCGCCGCTCAAGTACGATTACGTCTACCGCCTCAAGCGCGAGTTTCCGGAGTTGGAGATCGTCATCAACGGCGGGCTCGATACACTGGCCAGCGCACAGCAGCACCTAGCCGGCGTGGATGGTGTCATGCTGGGGCGGGCGGCCTATCATCATTCTTTTTTGCTGGCGCGACTGGACAGTTTGCTATTTCCCTCATCTGCCAAGTTACCCACGCGCGACGAGGTGCTGGAGAACATGCTGAGTTACGCGGACGAAGAACGCGCCCTGGGCACGCCCTTGCGCGCCATTACGCGCCATCTGTTGGGGCTCTATCACGGCCAGCCCGGCGCGCGGAACATTCGCCGGCTCATGTCGGATAGCTCGCTGTTGGCGAAAAATAGTGTAACCGCGCTG